The Anopheles gambiae chromosome 2, idAnoGambNW_F1_1, whole genome shotgun sequence genomic sequence attgaagttTATGATAACGATAACGAACGTCAAAACTCGTACCACTTAATAACATGCTAGACATGAGTTAAACCCTCATATAACCCTCATAGGAGCCGTTCCCCGGAGCAAGGACTGACTTTTCGGTTGTGATGCGAaatcatttgtttatttgttagtattaaattagttttaagtctattatatttagccttgatggcggatattgtattaaataaatgaaatgaaatgaaatgaaatgaaataataatgatgtTCTTGCTTTCAAAGCATCTTTTCGGAAGTGATTTCCCGGGTTTAAAAAGGATGTTTTAGTTCATAAGATAAAGCACATTCCGCAAAATTTGAGAACGTACTATCCAGTGGCGATCCTCGATGATCCTTGGCTTGTTTTTCGCCAATAAATCGCTAAACACTAGTATATCAGTACCTCAGCCAATCTTTTGCGAACGATTAAAAGCTTTGTGAATGTCCTGAAAGGTGGTAATTATTGTCCAAAATTAACTGAAGTCGAGCAACGAcacgtcatgggttcaagtcccgtaTGGGATCGTGCCCACATAAGTAGGACTGCCTGTCCTGCTATGGATGAACCAATAAGTCACAGGAAAGCCAAGTCCACTAGTGGATCAGACggaccttgaccgacattggttgttgtgccaaagaagaagaagaataatagtTCAACATCTGGTGATACACAGGAAAGCGATgcataatattaaataataaagcCTGCACATTCTACTTTCCTCCAACATCGGTCCAAACTTTCACGAAATCGTTGTGACGcaatgtagcaaaaaaaacataacaaaacccGTTAAATGAAAGTACTTTTTTGGGGGTACAAAACGGGTCCAAGGAGAACGGTCTCATCGTCAAGCAGTCCTGTAATCGGCGATCGCCACCAAAGTGGTTAAAAATAGTATAGAACGATTTGCTTACGGCATTATTGTAACAACTAGCTAagcttgtttgttgtgtttgttgagCTAAGCTTTCGATCTTTTCTTATCTTATTCCATTCTATGGGGCTTATATTCTTCCATAGTGATAGGTAAGTCATGATCATCCAAATATGATTGACGAAAGCTCCCAGAGCTAGCTAATTTCTCATCTAGTCCGCTAATATCCTCCCCCACACCCCCTCCTTTCCTCAATCTACCCTTCAGTACCCACACTTTTGAATGACCCTCGCCGCGATCGTAGACAAGCGGTGCGACACCGGTTGCTACGTTGCGTGACTTTTCCGTCCACCCGAACGTGATACAAAACCGACCGGCGTGCGCGTGTTGCATCGCCGATTCGAGGGAGTGGACGCAAGCGGAGAGCGGACATTTCTATTCGCTTTATGGGGACGCAGGACGGGCGCGTCAGGGTGAAAACCGAGCGTACCGAGCAGCGCCAGAGCGGGGACAACAATTTCGCGCAGCGCAGTCCCACACACACTCCGAGAGCACGCCCGCTCGAGCGCTTCAGTTGACGTCCAACCGTCATCGAAGGGAGCCGCACACAGAAGACGCTTCCAACGCCCTGCGCCGGTGTTCACTGTTTTTCGCGCATCTAGGAGTTTTGGCGCGGTGTGTTCTAGTGGCaaggtgctgtgtgtgtgtgtgcgtgtgaagaGAGAACGGGAGCAGCAAGAATGGATTCTAACGGAACCGAAACGGTGGGCGagacgctgcagcagcagttcgGCCACTGGTATACCTTCCTGGTGGAGGACCTCAGCGACAAGCGTGCCGCCCATCTACCGTTCCTGCACAGCCCGCTGTGGCCACTGTCCGTCCTCTCCCTCTACTTCCTGCTCGTGTTCTACTGGATACCGAAGTAAGTCGAATGGGCCTTTTGGTCCCAAGtgaatccccccccccctctctctgagCTACCATATCTCAACGACCCATTCTGCATTCTGCGTTCTCCTcacccatccccccccccagcTACATGCGCGATCGCAAACCGTACGATCTGCGCAAGCTGCTGCTCGCGTACAACGTGTTCCAGGTGGTGGTGTGCTACTTCCTGATCCGGCAGCTCGTACGGCACGGCTGGACCTTCCGCTACCTCTACACGTGCGAGCTGGCCGACTACTCGAACAGCAAGAACGCGATCGGCTTTCTGCACGCCGCCTACCTCAACTACTGCGTCAAGACGGCCGAGCTGGTCGAAACGGTGCTGTTCGCGCTGCGCAAGAAGCGCAGCCAGATTTCCTTCCTGCACGTCTACCATCACGTGTTCACGTACCTGCTGGCCTGGATATTCGCCAAGTACGTCGGAGGTAGGTTGGGGCTCAAAACGCTGTGTGTGGGGTGCGGAGTAGGACAGTGGATGATCAACGTTTTATTTGCCTATTTACCC encodes the following:
- the LOC4576310 gene encoding elongation of very long chain fatty acids protein 4, which produces MDSNGTETVGETLQQQFGHWYTFLVEDLSDKRAAHLPFLHSPLWPLSVLSLYFLLVFYWIPNYMRDRKPYDLRKLLLAYNVFQVVVCYFLIRQLVRHGWTFRYLYTCELADYSNSKNAIGFLHAAYLNYCVKTAELVETVLFALRKKRSQISFLHVYHHVFTYLLAWIFAKYVGGSMLTYTIIVNSLVHMCMYSYYLLAVIPSYVPFSLGRLKRYITALQIIQLVSILVNILFAMRSSCAIPRTHILLYAPYMVVLISMFINFYLKTYSGITSALNVCYTGGGLQKKVQ